In the Dictyostelium discoideum AX4 chromosome 6 chromosome, whole genome shotgun sequence genome, AACACACGCATATTGGAACATAATCTCATTAGTTATTCACCAAATATGGATATGGTTATgcaaatcattatttgacaTCAATATaactcaatcaattgataattggaACAACCAAATAAACAACACAACACTAGATtatgatatattaaaatcaaaatggcACAAGCTAATAAGATTGGAATATTCAAGAACATTATCAAACTTTAACCAatactcaattaaaaacaacCTCACAAAAACTCAAAAAGAAACCCAATGGTCCgaaacaatcaaaaaatttaaaaaagaatggagCATAAACACTAACGAACCAATTCCAACAATTacaccaccaattaattattaattacctaatctaaaataacataccattttaaattcacaaaaactaaaaaacctaaaataaataaataaaaataaaatactaaTTGTATACtacaatagtttatttatatcaaaaaaaaaaaaaaaaactctcaAATATCCacaaaaaaaactttttaattattttataaacaatTTTCATGATTAAgggaaaaatatttaataaaattcataAAACCTATTAATTGgttattgtttatttcttATAATGGATAAATTGActaatcattattataaaaataataataataaaaataaaaataaaaataataataataatatctacactatatttttaaattaaaattccttatttgaaaattcaaactaaaaaaaaaggataacTTCTTTACATTTTACAACCAAAGTCCATTAATAAACTGttaattatagttttttcCTTTAAAGGATAAACATTGatcaatattttaaaaaaataaaaataaaataaaaaaaaaaaaaagtgtatcgattctttatttctattttataAGTAAGAATTTCAtaatctattatttatataattttttaaaagttggttttgatttttttttctacaaaataataataaaaaaaaattattaattgaaatataCAAACCAGAATTttgatttcaaaaattaatttttaacaaccaaaaaataaaaaaaaacaaaaaaaaataaaataacatacttttttttttattttagattttttcaCCATCACTCtaggaaattaaaaatcaattggagtgaactttttttttatttgtttttttttttttttcttttttttttttttttttttcagcgGATACATCTCCAAAAAAGACTTTTagaattttagattttttaatctttggCTCTAAggttatttttatcataaacagtgtttaaatttttttttttatttttttaatgattacATTTTTTGTGTGGGGTGtttcaaaacaataaaaagCAATCCAAAATccacaaaaataaaaaataaaaataaaaaaaggaacaaaaataaaaaaaaatgggtttATTAtggtaaaaatgattttaaaaatttgaacagtatttaaattgtttttttttttttttttattttttatttccattcattaaattcaacaacaaaatcaaattcaacaaaatcaaatcaaataattaattaataaaaatgttagTCTTAAGAAATTTATTAGCTTTAGTAACCCTTGCTTTATTATTCACTTTATCAAGTGCTCAATACACTTTATCCGTTTCAAATTCAGCCTCAGGTTCAAAATGTACAACTGCCGTCTCTGCTAAATTAAATGCATGTAATACTGGttgtttaaattcatttaatattgTTGAATCATCAAATGGTAAAGGTTTAGTTTTCAAAACCTTTATCAATGCTGCATGTTCTGGTGAATATGAATCATTATCACAATTCACTTGTGCTGCTAACCAAAAAATCCCAACAACCTCTTACATTGTTTCTTGCAATTCAACACCAAgctcaaattcaacaactgATTCCGATTCCTCAAGTGGTTCAACTGTCATGATTGGTTTAGCTTCAAGCTTATTATTTGCTTTTGCCACCTTGTTAgctttattttaaattaatttctataTTCTATATATagtttaatatataaataaataacaccCCCTtttgtatttaatttattaaatattatttttttttttttttgaaaatatttcacttaataaattattaaaataattaattataattgaaaaaattaaattcctatttaataattttgattttgatttaattaaccctaaaaaataattttcaaaattattttattttaaaaaaaaactataaattacttttttttttttttttttttttttttttaatttaaaactaatattaaaaattaaataaatataatataaataaataaaaaaattaaaaaaattaaaatgcaaacttttaaaaaattaatattaattttgttattattagctttatttgttttttcaaatgGTCAATATACatttaatgttttaaataaagctCCAGGATCTAAATGTGAAAATGGTACAATGGCAGAATTAAATACTTGTAGTAAAGATTGTTTAACATCattcttaattttaaaatcaattgataagaAATCATTAACATTTacaacttttaataataatcaatgtAATGGTGATTATAATACTCAAACAACTTTTGATTGTAAACCAACTCCTCAAAATATTTCTCAAACTCAATACTTTATTTCATGTGAAGAACAAACCTCTAAACCTACTAGTTCTCCAATTCATTccaattcaacaattaaatccacttctaccactactacctcCACTCCTCTTCCTCACAAAGATACTCCACATCACTCTGCTAGTAGTTCCTCTATTGTAGTTAGATTaacaccaattttttttattgcatTTGCTtctcttatttttttatttggtttctaaaattttaagataaaccaaaacaaaaaaaaaaaaaataaaaaaaaataataaaaaaagtttttaaacacaaaataaataattgtttataattatatcttttattttggaattaaatttaaaaataaaaaaataaaataaaataattgataatattaaataaaacttatacatgtataaaaaaataagtaaCTAAAACAATGAATATATTtgtaagatttttttttttttttttacactttaaattttgtgaatacattaaaaaaaaaaaaaaaaaaaattaaagaataatattttaaaaaaaaaattataaaaaatattttagaactaattttttaatgttataaatttaattaaataaataaaaataatacattacatgattattcattttcatttttttttttaaaaaaaaaaaaattaatgataataatgatctatagtaaaagttaataaataaaagtttagtgaatataatattactttttaaatttttttttttttttttgtttgttatatcttttattttttttttttttctatttttttaatttttctaattttaaattttatacaaATTTACCCttaattacctttttttttttttttttttttttttgttttttttttttcctctaatttttaaaaaaaaaaaaaagaaataaaagaaaaagaaaaaaaaaataaataaataaatatagagttttttttttttttttttaaggatAAATTGAAGAAGATTTTTTAGCTAAagattgaaattgttgaGATTCAGTCATACCTCTACCACTACCAATAACACCTACTTTACTATGAATACCATCACCAGTTGAAAACATTGAAGTCTTTTTTCTATCAGTAAAAGTGCCAGGTATAGATTTCTTTGGTTTATTTACGAAATCTTTCCAAGCTTGAGTTTTTTGTTTACCTTcttcttcaacttttttCAAACGATTCATAGATTTGATTGAAtgaattttcttttgtttttgttttttaaccTCTTCACTATCCTCtggtaaaatttttaaagattttggaATCACTTGAATTTGATCGGGTGcttgtaaatattttttttgttccaATGTTTGATTtgctaataattttaaagatctAGTTGGTGGtctaattttatcaaatgttAAAGTTTCCGTATTACCATAATCAGTGTATGTTACAACAAATGTACcatctttattaattgaatcaatctTTGCTCTATACCAAATTCCATCAACTGAATATTGTCCTTCACATACTGATCCAACTGTCATTTTTGTCtctgaaaatgaattatcttcaataatatttgatggtatattattattatcattatcattaaatgttgattttttattaattgttggtggtggtattattatattattatttttaaattctgaagaagaattaaaattgttattactattattattatttgtattatttactGCTACACTAGTAGAATTGATAGGAGTAGTTACATtgttaattatattattggtttctttttctctttgtttctttataattaaatctgttgttgtttttataattgtaattaaatcattttttaatgtttgtaATTCATCATCGTTATTATCCTCTTCTAATAATGCTTCAATTTCAAGAAGCTCTGTTTTatcttgtttta is a window encoding:
- the ponA gene encoding actin binding protein — translated: MLVLRNLLALVTLALLFTLSSAQYTLSVSNSASGSKCTTAVSAKLNACNTGCLNSFNIVESSNGKGLVFKTFINAACSGEYESLSQFTCAANQKIPTTSYIVSCNSTPSSNSTTDSDSSSGSTVMIGLASSLLFAFATLLALF
- the ponE gene encoding ponticulin-related protein — encoded protein: MQTFKKLILILLLLALFVFSNGQYTFNVLNKAPGSKCENGTMAELNTCSKDCLTSFLILKSIDKKSLTFTTFNNNQCNGDYNTQTTFDCKPTPQNISQTQYFISCEEQTSKPTSSPIHSNSTIKSTSTTTTSTPLPHKDTPHHSASSSSIVVRLTPIFFIAFASLIFLFGF